The following proteins are co-located in the Hypomesus transpacificus isolate Combined female chromosome 23, fHypTra1, whole genome shotgun sequence genome:
- the vwc2l gene encoding von Willebrand factor C domain-containing protein 2-like has protein sequence MGPFFPAICVVLLALNAVTVSPASVSPEDYPADEAERTVNDNIIFDDYRGKGCVDDSGFVYKLGERFFPGHSNCPCVCTEDGPVCDQPECPKIHPKCTKVEHNGCCPECKEVKNFCEYRGKTYKILEEFKPSPCEWCRCEPNNEVHCVVSDCAVPECVNPVYEPEQCCPICKNGPNCFAGTTIIPAGIEVKVDDCTICRCFNGDWWKPAQCLRRECLNGQTLS, from the exons ATGGGCCCTTTCTTTCCAGCGATCTGTGTTGTCCTTCTTGCTCTGAACGCTGTCACAGTGTCACCGGCGTCCGTCAGTCCCGAGGATTATCCCGCGGACGAGGCCGAGCGGACTGTAAACGACAACATCATTTTTGACGATTACCGGGGTAAAGGCTGTGTGGATGACAGCGGTTTTGTGTACAAACTTGGGGAACGGTTCTTCCCGGGACATTCAAACTGCCCGTGCGTATGCACTGAGGACGGACCCGTTTGTGACCAGCCGGAGTGCCCCAAAATACATCCGAAGTGCACAAAGGTGGAGCACAATGGATGCTGCCCCGAATGCAAAGAGGTCAAAAACTTTTGTGAATACCGGGGGAAAACCTACAAAATCTTGGAAGAATTCAAG CCGTCCCCCTGTGAATGGTGTCGCTGTGAACCAAATAACGAAGTGCACTGTGTGGTGTCGGACTGTGCCGTCCCAGAGTGTGTCAACCCCGTGTACGAGCCTGAGCAGTGTTGCCCCATCTGTAAAAATG GTCCAAATTGTTTTGCCGGAACGACGATCATCCCAGCCGGCATTGAAGTGAAGGTGGACGACTGCACCATCTGCCGCTGCTTCAACGGAGACTGGTGGAAGCCTGCACAGTGCTTGAGGCGGGAGTGCCTCAACGGCCAGACGTTGTCATAG